The Setaria viridis chromosome 6, Setaria_viridis_v4.0, whole genome shotgun sequence genome contains a region encoding:
- the LOC117862081 gene encoding small ribosomal subunit protein eS25w: MAPKKDKAPPPSSKPAKSGGGKQKKKKWSKGKQKEKVNNSVLFDQATYDKLLTEAPKYKQITPSVLSERLRINGSLARRAIKDLMARGLIRMVAQHSSQQIYTRATNT, from the exons aTG GCCCCGAAGAAGGACaaggccccgccgccgtcgtcgaagCCGGCCAAGTCCGGCGGTGgcaagcagaagaagaag AAGTGGAGCAAGGGAAAGCAAAAGGAGAAGGTGAACAACTCGGTGCTGTTCGACCAGGCCACCTACGACAAGCTGCTCACCGAGGCGCCCAAGTACAAGCAGATCACCCCCTCCGTCCTCTCCGAGCGCCTCAGG ATCAATGGTTCCCTTGCCCGGAGGGCCATCAAGGACCTGATGGCTCGTGGCCTCATCCGGATGGTCGCCCAGCACTCAAGCCAGCAGATCTACACCAGGGCAACCAACACCTAA